From a region of the Georgenia yuyongxinii genome:
- a CDS encoding phage holin family protein, with protein sequence MSTSAEHTTPVVEATKVEGPGKGRSVGELIATVSEQFSRLIRDELQLAQVQLAEKGKRLGMGAGLLGGAAIVSLYAVGVLLAAAVLGLATVLPAWLSALIIGVFLLIVAAVVGFVGKKAIDASKRFAPKPQEGLKDDLDAVKKGIQK encoded by the coding sequence GTGAGCACATCCGCAGAGCACACCACCCCGGTGGTCGAGGCGACGAAGGTCGAAGGGCCCGGCAAGGGACGTAGTGTCGGGGAGCTCATTGCCACGGTGTCCGAGCAGTTCTCGCGGTTGATCCGCGACGAGCTGCAGCTTGCGCAGGTCCAGCTCGCCGAGAAGGGCAAGCGCCTGGGCATGGGGGCCGGCCTCCTCGGCGGAGCGGCGATCGTGTCGCTGTACGCCGTCGGCGTGCTGCTGGCCGCCGCGGTCCTCGGCCTCGCGACGGTGCTCCCGGCGTGGCTGTCAGCCCTGATCATCGGCGTGTTCCTGCTCATCGTGGCGGCCGTCGTCGGGTTCGTCGGCAAGAAGGCGATCGATGCCTCCAAGCGGTTCGCTCCCAAGCCCCAGGAGGGCCTCAAGGACGATCTCGACGCCGTGAAGAAGGGGATCCAGAAGTGA
- a CDS encoding DUF3618 domain-containing protein, with protein MSEERKRTAEEIEADLARTRRALTSTVNELSDKLDPRSQVEAARTAAQAKARTFADDVSSGQPKALAIAGGAVAFVGLLVVAAARRRG; from the coding sequence GTGAGCGAAGAGCGCAAGCGCACGGCCGAGGAGATCGAGGCGGACCTCGCTCGCACGCGGCGGGCCCTGACGAGCACCGTCAACGAGCTCTCCGACAAGCTGGACCCGCGCAGCCAGGTGGAGGCGGCGCGCACGGCCGCGCAGGCCAAGGCACGCACCTTCGCCGACGACGTCAGCAGCGGTCAGCCCAAGGCGCTCGCGATCGCGGGTGGCGCCGTGGCGTTCGTGGGGCTGCTCGTCGTCGCCGCTGCACGCCGCCGCGGCTGA
- a CDS encoding BldC family transcriptional regulator translates to MEGTTEQLLTPSEVAARFRVDPKTVTRWANAGKISSIRTLGGHRRFRRSEVEELLAASGLVDAHHPTAI, encoded by the coding sequence ATGGAAGGCACGACGGAGCAGCTGCTGACCCCGTCCGAGGTGGCGGCGAGGTTCCGTGTGGACCCCAAGACCGTGACCCGCTGGGCCAACGCCGGGAAGATCTCCTCGATCCGCACCCTGGGTGGGCACCGCCGCTTCCGCCGCAGTGAGGTGGAGGAGCTGCTTGCCGCCAGCGGGCTGGTCGACGCGCACCACCCCACCGCAATCTGA
- a CDS encoding DUF3073 domain-containing protein, whose amino-acid sequence MGRGRQKAKQTKVARKLKYFSPETDYRALEKELTSRTDDDGYGQIPPATDDWEDTEDQGWDIRSAH is encoded by the coding sequence ATGGGGCGCGGCCGTCAAAAGGCCAAGCAGACGAAGGTCGCTCGCAAGCTGAAGTACTTCAGCCCCGAGACCGACTATCGAGCCCTCGAGAAGGAGCTCACGTCGCGTACTGACGACGACGGGTACGGCCAGATCCCTCCCGCCACGGACGACTGGGAAGACACCGAGGACCAGGGCTGGGACATCCGTTCCGCCCATTGA
- the purM gene encoding phosphoribosylformylglycinamidine cyclo-ligase has protein sequence MTETSPAGETAPLTYAAAGVDTEAGDRAVELMKDAVRATHTAGVVGGVGGFAGLVDVSDLKAYRRPLLATSTDGVGTKVAVAQAMDVHHTIGHDLVGMVVDDIVVVGARPLLMTDYIATGKVVPERVADIVRGIAEACALVGTPLLGGETAEHPGLLGEHEYDVAGAATGVVEADAVLGAERVRAGDVVVAMAASGLHSNGYSLVRKVFDVAGWGYEREVPELGRTLGEELLEPTRLYTPACLDLVGDDAVDVHAFSHVTGGGLAANLARVLPQGLVAEVDRSTWVVPPIFDLVRRLGQVPWNDLQNTLNLGVGMVAVVAPDSADATLAAVRARGIDAWVLGSVRQDDGVAGPDVVRGTKGVDGGAVRLVGEYRTS, from the coding sequence GTGACCGAGACCAGCCCCGCCGGCGAGACCGCGCCGCTGACCTACGCCGCCGCCGGTGTGGACACCGAGGCGGGGGACCGCGCCGTCGAGCTCATGAAGGACGCCGTGCGCGCCACGCACACCGCCGGCGTCGTCGGCGGCGTCGGCGGCTTCGCCGGGCTCGTGGACGTCTCCGACCTCAAGGCCTACCGCCGGCCGCTGCTGGCCACCTCCACCGACGGGGTCGGCACCAAGGTCGCCGTCGCCCAGGCGATGGACGTCCACCACACCATCGGCCACGACCTCGTCGGCATGGTCGTCGACGACATCGTGGTCGTCGGCGCCCGGCCGCTGCTCATGACCGACTACATCGCCACCGGCAAGGTGGTCCCCGAGCGGGTCGCCGACATCGTCCGAGGCATCGCCGAGGCCTGCGCGCTCGTCGGCACCCCGCTGCTCGGTGGGGAGACCGCCGAGCACCCCGGGCTGCTCGGCGAGCACGAGTACGACGTCGCCGGCGCCGCGACCGGCGTCGTCGAGGCCGACGCCGTGCTCGGCGCCGAGCGTGTGCGCGCCGGTGACGTCGTGGTCGCAATGGCGGCCTCGGGCCTGCACTCCAACGGTTACTCGCTGGTGCGGAAGGTCTTCGACGTCGCCGGCTGGGGCTACGAGCGCGAGGTGCCCGAGCTCGGTCGCACCCTCGGTGAGGAGCTCCTCGAGCCCACCCGCCTGTATACGCCCGCCTGCCTGGACCTGGTGGGGGACGACGCCGTCGACGTCCACGCGTTCAGCCACGTCACCGGCGGCGGGCTCGCCGCCAACCTTGCCCGGGTGCTGCCCCAGGGGCTGGTGGCCGAGGTGGACCGGTCCACCTGGGTGGTCCCGCCGATCTTCGACCTCGTCCGCCGCCTCGGCCAGGTGCCGTGGAACGACCTGCAGAACACCCTGAACCTCGGGGTGGGCATGGTCGCCGTCGTGGCACCCGACAGCGCCGACGCCACCCTCGCGGCCGTGCGCGCGCGCGGCATCGACGCATGGGTGCTCGGCTCGGTGCGCCAGGACGACGGGGTCGCCGGGCCCGACGTCGTCCGCGGCACCAAGGGTGTCGACGGCGGCGCGGTGCGCCTCGTGGGGGAGTACCGCACGAGCTGA